The Streptomyces luteogriseus genome includes a window with the following:
- a CDS encoding ATP-binding SpoIIE family protein phosphatase: MDSTPSPSSSSAFDLVSRALGRYIPRGGAAAPVGTAQAQGDSTRLRPPENPAAGRQEQILGALNLDTDLIITRCNLDAPVFAGMDAGAGKPFVDLLPPGDVPTVTRRLRQVIESGEAHVARIQRLRRADGSELVVSMSILPAAAPVDGLTVSVIAMARRLHLYAAETAIGTSLDIGETAQSLAESLLAWGDVAAVDLDFAVWTGEGVTGKAQGRIHLRRAALVPDRVWPEGYMTPGDDLPGDASRLLAQAVLRDDAPQTIVIPDREALERVFGSPRVVRALVPGDRSAGLACIPLVLEGAPPVVLGVAEVWRRADCPFRDGELFDLQELVARTAHHVDLARQHQREHTQVLALQRRLLPRAGGDTIEIASVYQPATPDSAGVGGDWVNSFPLPDGRTALVVGDVVGHGLGAAATMGQLSMEARALLSAGLAPDQVLEHLDETVTLLDDADSGLAAGYSALGSTCCIALYDPVGHHVTLSSAGHLPPILVSAEGRAAPLSIRPHPGLGAEFALREPFDVYTFGVPPGSVLALYTDGLVEDRALSIDEGIDRLADVVSAVHPWDALQQSARQIVSTLAPAPQRDDVTLLLARMIGYRKEDTATWRLPARGDAPARARAQVAELLRRWGTRDDTRDNALLLVSELVTNAVRFAEGPITVRLIRAGHGLLCEVGDSGNGRPRLRRGDLLDNGGRGLSIVHRLTTRWGVRWTDTGKVVWAEVAR, translated from the coding sequence ATGGACTCCACACCCTCGCCCTCGTCCTCCTCGGCGTTCGACCTGGTCAGCCGCGCTCTGGGGCGCTACATCCCGCGTGGCGGAGCAGCGGCGCCCGTCGGCACTGCCCAAGCGCAGGGCGACAGCACCCGCCTGCGGCCCCCGGAGAACCCGGCAGCCGGCCGTCAGGAGCAGATCCTCGGCGCGCTCAACCTGGACACGGACCTGATCATCACCCGGTGCAACCTGGATGCCCCTGTGTTCGCGGGCATGGACGCCGGAGCCGGGAAGCCGTTCGTCGATCTCCTTCCCCCCGGTGACGTGCCGACGGTCACACGACGCCTGCGGCAGGTCATCGAGAGCGGTGAGGCGCACGTGGCCCGGATCCAGCGGCTGCGGCGGGCCGACGGGTCGGAGCTGGTGGTCTCCATGAGCATCCTGCCCGCCGCGGCACCCGTGGACGGCCTGACCGTCTCGGTGATCGCCATGGCCAGGAGGCTGCACCTCTACGCCGCGGAGACCGCGATCGGCACCTCGCTGGACATCGGCGAGACGGCGCAGTCACTGGCGGAGTCCCTGCTGGCCTGGGGAGACGTGGCCGCCGTCGACCTCGACTTCGCCGTGTGGACGGGTGAGGGGGTCACCGGAAAGGCACAGGGGCGCATCCATCTGCGGCGGGCGGCCCTGGTGCCGGACCGGGTGTGGCCCGAGGGTTACATGACTCCGGGCGACGATCTTCCCGGTGACGCGAGTCGCCTGCTGGCACAGGCGGTGCTGCGCGACGATGCCCCGCAGACCATCGTCATACCCGACCGGGAGGCACTCGAGCGGGTCTTCGGCAGCCCACGCGTGGTGCGCGCCCTGGTGCCCGGCGACCGGTCGGCAGGACTGGCATGCATCCCCCTGGTCCTGGAGGGCGCACCGCCCGTCGTCCTGGGCGTGGCGGAGGTCTGGCGACGGGCGGACTGCCCCTTCCGCGACGGCGAGCTGTTCGACCTGCAGGAACTGGTCGCCAGGACCGCCCACCACGTCGACCTGGCCCGCCAGCACCAGCGTGAGCACACCCAGGTGCTGGCGTTGCAGCGCCGGCTCCTGCCCCGGGCCGGCGGCGACACCATCGAGATCGCCAGCGTCTACCAGCCGGCCACCCCCGACAGCGCGGGCGTCGGCGGCGACTGGGTGAACAGCTTCCCGCTGCCCGACGGCCGTACCGCACTGGTGGTCGGCGACGTGGTCGGGCACGGCCTGGGAGCCGCGGCCACCATGGGCCAGCTGAGTATGGAGGCCCGAGCGCTGCTGTCCGCGGGACTCGCGCCCGACCAGGTGCTGGAGCATCTGGACGAGACCGTGACACTGCTGGACGACGCGGATTCCGGGCTGGCGGCCGGGTACAGCGCCCTCGGATCGACGTGCTGCATCGCCCTCTACGACCCCGTCGGCCACCATGTGACGCTGTCCAGCGCCGGGCACCTTCCTCCGATCCTGGTCTCCGCGGAGGGTCGGGCGGCCCCGCTCTCGATCCGTCCTCACCCCGGCCTGGGAGCCGAGTTCGCGCTGCGGGAGCCGTTCGACGTGTACACCTTCGGCGTGCCCCCGGGATCCGTGCTGGCGCTCTACACCGACGGCCTGGTGGAGGACCGCGCCCTGTCGATCGACGAGGGCATCGACAGGCTGGCGGACGTCGTGTCCGCCGTGCACCCCTGGGACGCACTGCAGCAGTCCGCACGGCAGATCGTCTCCACGCTGGCGCCCGCGCCGCAGCGCGACGACGTGACGCTGCTGCTCGCGCGGATGATCGGCTACCGCAAGGAGGACACCGCGACCTGGCGGCTGCCCGCCCGCGGCGACGCCCCTGCCCGGGCCCGCGCGCAGGTCGCCGAGCTGCTGAGGCGGTGGGGCACCAGGGACGACACCCGGGACAACGCGCTGTTGCTGGTCAGCGAGCTGGTCACGAACGCGGTGCGGTTCGCCGAAGGGCCCATCACGGTGCGGCTGATCAGGGCCGGCCACGGCCTGCTGTGCGAGGTGGGCGACAGCGGCAACGGCAGACCGCGTCTGAGGCGGGGCGATCTGCTCGACAACGGCGGTCGTGGCCTGAGCATCGTGCACCGGCTCACCACCCGGTGGGGGGTGCGGTGGACGGACACCGGGAAGGTCGTCTGGGCGGAAGTCGCGAGATGA
- a CDS encoding SpoIIE family protein phosphatase, which yields MSRANQPSEGDPVEAASGPSGLMDLLGVAAVLVEADGRIDMWSPQAEELFGYTFDEAVGQQAAALLLHPEHREAGLALFAEVMETGRGWAGPFPVRRKDGSTRTIEFRNMRLTDNLGDHYALGLATDRATVRQVERKVALSSQLVTQAPIGLSVLDTELRYVAVNGALAAMHGVPEADHLGRPFREILPGAPFTTAENQMREVLETGLPLVDEQVVGRTRADPDHDHAWAVSLYRLEDQTGQVLGIANVVVDVTDRYEAARQADRAQQRLRLMADGSARIGTTLEVVRTAQELADVLVPDLADMIAVDILDSVLRTGRPDRGEGPALFRALAVKTAYPTGASEAIIAPGHLTAYHADHPAAHCLRTRKPLLITHLEIGELSRIAADDDAAGLLAEAGVHTDMAVPLIARGEIIGVLGLARARNPQPFDEDDLTLACELASSAALSIDNAVLHQHIRSAAETLQRSLLPRPSPRRPGLEIATRYRPAQAFNEVGGDWYDIIPLSGDRTALAVGDVMGSGIPAATAMGRLRTATSTLADLDLAPSRILTHLDRITQGLDPYIATCVYAVYDPHDRRLDVACAGHLPPVLVRAGKPPELLDLPTGTPLGVGSGPFETSAVEMNPGDQLILYTDGLVETRDDPIDKRLDHLLRLLDPPHPSAEKTCDRLLQQLRHPADHDDVALLIAHARPLTAL from the coding sequence ATGAGCCGAGCGAATCAGCCTTCGGAGGGTGATCCGGTGGAGGCGGCATCCGGCCCTAGCGGGCTGATGGACCTCCTGGGCGTTGCCGCGGTGCTGGTGGAGGCCGACGGCCGGATCGACATGTGGAGCCCCCAGGCCGAGGAACTGTTCGGCTACACCTTCGACGAAGCGGTCGGGCAGCAAGCGGCCGCCCTGCTGCTCCATCCCGAGCACCGGGAGGCGGGGCTCGCGCTGTTCGCCGAGGTGATGGAGACCGGCCGAGGCTGGGCGGGGCCCTTCCCCGTGCGGCGCAAGGACGGCAGCACCCGGACGATCGAGTTCCGCAACATGCGGCTGACGGACAACCTCGGTGACCACTACGCGCTCGGGCTCGCCACCGACCGGGCCACCGTGCGGCAGGTGGAGCGCAAGGTGGCCCTGTCCAGCCAGCTGGTCACCCAGGCACCGATCGGCCTGTCCGTCCTGGACACCGAGTTGCGGTACGTGGCCGTCAACGGGGCCCTGGCCGCGATGCACGGCGTCCCGGAGGCCGACCACCTGGGCCGCCCCTTCCGGGAGATCCTGCCCGGCGCGCCCTTCACGACCGCGGAGAACCAGATGCGGGAGGTTCTGGAGACCGGCCTGCCCCTGGTCGACGAGCAGGTGGTGGGCCGTACCCGCGCCGACCCGGACCACGACCACGCCTGGGCCGTGTCGCTCTACCGGCTCGAAGACCAGACCGGGCAGGTGCTGGGCATCGCCAACGTCGTCGTGGACGTCACCGACCGGTACGAGGCGGCCAGGCAGGCCGACCGGGCCCAGCAGCGCCTGCGCCTCATGGCCGACGGCTCGGCCCGCATCGGCACCACCCTGGAAGTGGTGCGGACCGCCCAGGAGCTGGCGGACGTCCTGGTGCCCGACCTGGCCGACATGATCGCGGTGGACATCCTGGACTCCGTCCTGCGGACGGGCCGCCCGGACCGCGGCGAGGGACCGGCACTGTTCCGGGCCCTGGCGGTGAAGACCGCCTACCCCACCGGTGCCTCCGAGGCGATCATCGCGCCCGGCCACCTCACGGCCTATCACGCCGACCATCCGGCGGCCCACTGCCTCCGCACCCGCAAGCCCCTGCTGATCACCCACCTGGAGATCGGCGAGCTCAGCCGTATCGCGGCCGACGACGACGCCGCAGGCCTGCTCGCAGAAGCCGGGGTCCACACCGACATGGCCGTCCCCCTCATCGCCCGCGGAGAGATCATCGGCGTGCTGGGCCTGGCCCGCGCCCGCAACCCGCAGCCCTTCGACGAGGACGACCTCACCCTCGCCTGCGAGCTGGCCTCGTCCGCCGCGCTGAGCATCGACAACGCCGTCCTGCACCAGCACATCCGCAGCGCCGCGGAAACCCTTCAGCGCAGCCTGCTGCCCCGGCCCTCGCCCCGCCGCCCCGGCCTGGAGATCGCCACCCGGTACCGGCCCGCGCAGGCCTTCAACGAGGTCGGCGGCGACTGGTACGACATCATCCCCCTCAGCGGTGACCGCACCGCCCTTGCGGTCGGCGACGTGATGGGCAGCGGCATCCCCGCCGCCACCGCCATGGGCCGGCTGCGCACCGCCACCTCCACCCTCGCCGACCTCGACCTCGCACCGAGCCGGATCCTCACCCACCTCGACAGGATCACCCAGGGTCTGGATCCCTACATCGCCACGTGCGTGTACGCGGTCTACGACCCCCACGACCGCCGCTTGGACGTGGCCTGCGCCGGCCACCTGCCCCCGGTCCTGGTGCGGGCGGGCAAACCACCCGAACTGCTCGACCTGCCCACCGGCACCCCACTGGGCGTGGGCAGCGGACCCTTCGAAACCTCCGCCGTGGAGATGAACCCCGGCGATCAACTGATCCTCTACACCGACGGCCTGGTGGAGACCCGCGACGACCCCATCGACAAGCGCCTGGACCATCTCCTGCGCCTGCTGGACCCACCGCACCCGTCGGCGGAGAAGACCTGCGACCGGCTGCTCCAGCAACTCCGTCATCCCGCCGACCATGACGATGTCGCGCTGCTCATCGCGCACGCGCGGCCGCTGACCGCGCTCTGA
- a CDS encoding GNAT family N-acetyltransferase, with translation MTEIRTPRLLLRRWLEDDLVPLSEIHADPAVMRRIGDGATRSGDRTAQDIEAWEEEWDEEGFGMFAVELLGSGELAGAVGLSVADAPAEIAGQVAISWRLGRVFWGQGYASEAAHATLEFAVQDRGLDRVVAVRRITDTASANVLDKLGMQAEGTAQDPALGHDLAVYGIDLTQYQE, from the coding sequence ATGACCGAGATCCGCACGCCCCGTCTCCTCCTGCGCCGATGGCTGGAGGACGACCTCGTCCCCCTGTCCGAGATCCATGCCGACCCGGCGGTGATGCGCCGGATCGGCGACGGCGCGACGCGCTCCGGGGACCGGACCGCGCAGGACATCGAGGCGTGGGAGGAGGAGTGGGACGAGGAAGGGTTCGGGATGTTCGCCGTCGAACTCCTGGGCTCGGGTGAGCTGGCGGGCGCCGTCGGTCTGTCCGTGGCCGACGCTCCGGCGGAGATCGCCGGCCAGGTGGCGATCAGCTGGCGGCTCGGACGGGTGTTCTGGGGTCAGGGGTACGCGTCCGAAGCGGCCCACGCCACCCTGGAATTCGCCGTGCAGGACCGCGGTCTCGACCGGGTGGTGGCCGTGCGCCGCATCACCGACACGGCCTCGGCGAACGTGCTCGACAAACTCGGCATGCAGGCGGAAGGCACCGCGCAGGACCCGGCTCTCGGGCACGACCTCGCGGTGTACGGCATCGACCTCACGCAGTACCAGGAATAG
- a CDS encoding TetR/AcrR family transcriptional regulator, protein MAKAERGPRERMVFSAAQLIRRDGVAATGMREVAADAGAPRGSLQHYFPGGKTQLVDEAVGWAGGYAADRVARFLASLPEPTPSGLFAAMARQWTDEYETAGFAGGCPVAAATVDCAESVPSTRKAASAAFATWTGAVARALAGMGVPEERTGALATLMISSLEGAILLARAEQDVRALTTVARELGPVLDAAVRKPDGEPAGRATGAIPGTA, encoded by the coding sequence ATGGCGAAGGCTGAACGGGGACCTCGCGAGCGGATGGTCTTCAGCGCGGCCCAGCTCATCCGCCGCGACGGAGTCGCCGCCACCGGCATGCGCGAGGTCGCCGCCGACGCCGGGGCCCCTCGCGGCTCGCTCCAGCACTACTTTCCCGGCGGCAAGACGCAGTTGGTCGACGAGGCGGTGGGCTGGGCGGGCGGATACGCGGCGGACCGCGTCGCCCGTTTCCTTGCCTCGCTGCCCGAGCCGACGCCGAGCGGGCTCTTCGCCGCCATGGCGCGTCAGTGGACCGACGAGTACGAGACCGCCGGCTTCGCGGGCGGCTGCCCGGTCGCGGCGGCCACGGTGGACTGCGCGGAGTCGGTCCCCTCCACGCGGAAGGCCGCATCCGCCGCCTTCGCCACCTGGACCGGTGCCGTCGCCCGAGCCCTGGCCGGGATGGGTGTGCCCGAGGAACGGACCGGCGCACTCGCCACGCTCATGATCAGCAGCCTGGAGGGGGCGATCCTCCTCGCCCGTGCCGAGCAGGACGTCCGGGCCCTGACGACCGTGGCCCGGGAACTGGGTCCCGTCCTCGACGCGGCGGTGCGCAAGCCGGACGGCGAACCGGCCGGCCGCGCCACCGGCGCTATTCCTGGTACTGCGTGA
- a CDS encoding NAD(P)-dependent oxidoreductase: MNVGFIGLGVMGQPMALNLARAGTRLVVWNRTLERCEPLRAAGAEVVASAAEVFHRAATVFLMLADESAVDAVLGRDTPDFARLVAGRTVVHMGTTSAEYSCGLQEDIRAAGGRYVEAPVSGSRVPAERGELVGMLAGDDDALATVRPLLAPLCRETFGCGAVPGALLLKFSVNLFLIAVVTGLAEAFHFAERHGLDQRLFRDVLDAGPMASAVSRVKAPKLLERDFSVQAAAADVLKNNRLIAEAARKADLASPLLDVCHALYDETVRRGHGGEDMVAVLHALEARTAGAPVSEDRNTDASA; encoded by the coding sequence ATGAACGTCGGTTTCATCGGTCTCGGGGTCATGGGGCAGCCCATGGCACTGAACCTCGCTCGTGCCGGGACCCGGCTCGTGGTCTGGAACCGCACCCTGGAGCGGTGCGAACCGCTGCGCGCCGCGGGCGCCGAGGTGGTGGCCAGTGCCGCCGAGGTGTTCCACCGGGCCGCCACCGTGTTCCTCATGCTGGCCGACGAGTCGGCCGTGGACGCGGTCCTGGGGCGCGACACCCCGGACTTCGCCCGGCTCGTGGCCGGCCGCACCGTCGTCCACATGGGCACGACCTCGGCCGAGTACTCCTGCGGCCTCCAGGAGGACATCCGGGCGGCGGGCGGGCGTTACGTCGAGGCCCCGGTCTCCGGCAGCCGCGTCCCCGCCGAGCGGGGCGAACTGGTCGGAATGCTGGCGGGTGACGACGACGCCCTGGCGACCGTCCGGCCCCTGCTCGCTCCCCTGTGCCGGGAGACGTTCGGGTGCGGGGCCGTCCCGGGCGCCCTGCTGCTGAAGTTCTCCGTGAACCTGTTCCTGATCGCGGTGGTCACGGGGCTCGCCGAGGCGTTCCATTTTGCCGAGCGGCACGGACTCGATCAGCGTCTCTTCCGGGACGTCCTGGACGCCGGCCCCATGGCCAGCGCCGTCTCCCGGGTCAAGGCGCCCAAGCTGCTGGAGCGCGACTTCTCGGTCCAGGCGGCCGCCGCGGACGTCCTGAAGAACAACCGCCTGATCGCCGAGGCCGCCCGCAAGGCCGACCTGGCGTCCCCGCTGCTCGACGTGTGCCACGCCCTCTACGACGAGACCGTCCGGCGGGGCCACGGCGGCGAGGACATGGTGGCCGTCCTGCACGCCCTGGAGGCCCGGACCGCAGGCGCTCCTGTATCGGAGGACCGAAACACCGACGCCTCCGCCTAG
- a CDS encoding ZIP family metal transporter, with the protein MSEVMQAGGWGLLAGSALLLGAVFGYGMRVSQKVIALVMAFGAGVLLSAVSFELVGEAYEKGGLGPAAIGTLAGAVAYTAGNLWLARRGARHRKRSGHHTEQTQPSEDEQGGSGTALALGALLDGVPESAVIGVSLLDGGAVSLVTVAAVFISNIPEGLSSSAGMKKAGRGKAYVFGVWGVIAAASTLSAILGYAVLGGFSPTVIAGVTAVAAGAILAMIADTMIPEAFQEAHLAIGLVTVCGFLVSFALSHA; encoded by the coding sequence ATGTCCGAGGTGATGCAAGCGGGTGGCTGGGGGTTGCTGGCAGGCAGCGCTCTCCTGCTGGGAGCGGTGTTCGGCTACGGGATGCGCGTGTCGCAGAAGGTCATCGCGCTGGTGATGGCCTTCGGTGCCGGCGTGCTCCTCTCGGCCGTCTCCTTCGAACTGGTCGGCGAGGCCTACGAGAAGGGTGGACTGGGCCCGGCTGCGATCGGGACGCTGGCCGGCGCGGTCGCCTACACCGCAGGGAACCTGTGGCTGGCGCGCCGAGGCGCTCGCCATCGCAAGCGCTCGGGCCATCACACGGAACAGACGCAGCCGTCAGAGGATGAACAGGGCGGCTCGGGCACGGCGCTGGCACTCGGCGCGCTCCTGGACGGAGTGCCCGAGTCGGCGGTGATCGGAGTCAGCCTGCTCGACGGCGGGGCGGTCAGCCTCGTGACGGTCGCGGCGGTGTTCATCAGCAACATCCCGGAGGGCCTGTCCAGTTCGGCAGGAATGAAGAAGGCCGGGCGCGGCAAGGCCTACGTCTTCGGGGTGTGGGGCGTCATCGCGGCCGCGAGCACTCTCTCCGCGATCCTCGGCTACGCCGTCCTCGGCGGCTTTTCGCCCACCGTGATCGCGGGGGTGACGGCGGTGGCCGCCGGAGCGATCCTGGCCATGATCGCCGACACGATGATCCCCGAGGCGTTCCAGGAAGCCCATCTGGCCATCGGGCTGGTCACGGTCTGTGGCTTCCTGGTCTCCTTCGCGCTGTCCCACGCCTGA
- a CDS encoding VOC family protein codes for MVSVVQNVAIDCMNAYELARFWSEVTGCPLHPQDEPGDREVQVMLPEGPLLYFNQVPEPKTIKNRIHLCLRPTTSREEEVERLLKLGATLVTDRRKPDGSGWAVLADPEGNEFCVLRSESDRAATSS; via the coding sequence ATGGTCTCGGTGGTGCAGAACGTGGCGATCGACTGTATGAACGCCTATGAATTGGCCCGGTTCTGGAGTGAGGTGACCGGTTGTCCGCTGCATCCGCAGGACGAACCGGGTGACCGGGAGGTTCAGGTCATGCTTCCGGAGGGCCCGCTGCTGTACTTCAACCAGGTGCCGGAGCCGAAGACGATCAAGAACCGGATCCATCTGTGCCTGCGTCCGACGACCTCGCGCGAGGAAGAGGTCGAGCGGCTGCTGAAGCTCGGAGCCACCCTGGTCACGGATCGGAGGAAGCCCGACGGGTCGGGCTGGGCCGTCCTCGCCGACCCCGAGGGCAATGAATTCTGTGTCCTGCGGAGCGAGTCCGATCGGGCTGCGACGTCTTCCTGA
- a CDS encoding VOC family protein: MIADLQCVVLDCPEPAELAAFYGLILGGTVNQPDRRWAVSDDWATLHTPSGVVLAFQRAADHHPPLWPDPSRPQQFHLDFGVADLDRAEEEVLAHGATVLDAGADGRGWRIYADPAGHPFCLVRH; this comes from the coding sequence GTGATCGCCGACCTGCAGTGTGTGGTGCTCGACTGTCCCGAACCGGCGGAACTGGCCGCGTTCTACGGGTTGATCCTCGGTGGCACCGTCAACCAGCCGGACCGGCGGTGGGCGGTGAGCGACGACTGGGCGACGCTGCACACGCCGTCCGGAGTCGTCCTGGCGTTCCAGCGGGCAGCCGACCACCACCCGCCGCTGTGGCCGGACCCGTCCCGGCCGCAGCAGTTCCACCTCGACTTCGGCGTCGCGGACCTGGACCGGGCCGAGGAAGAGGTACTGGCCCACGGGGCAACGGTGTTGGACGCCGGTGCCGACGGGCGGGGCTGGCGGATCTATGCCGACCCGGCGGGGCACCCGTTCTGCCTGGTCCGCCATTGA
- a CDS encoding ABC transporter substrate-binding protein has protein sequence MNPTAPRTRTLLATALAALLLAGTGCSSKAGSAGSADDGADGIKTGPGVTGKTIRLGALTDLTGPYATLGKSIVQAQQMWADEVNARGGICDRRIEIVVKDHGYDVQKAVTAYADISADVVALPQVIGSPVMAALLDDIERDKVLTFPQAWAASLLDRDSVQVLGTTYDVDMIAAVDFLTRTKGLAKGDTIGHVYFEGDYGANALEGSRWAAKKAGLKIAGQKIKATDTDLSAQVSALRKEGVKAILISAGPAQTASLVGVAASRGLKVPVVSSAPGYAPQLMKTPAAPALAAMLNVVSAVPAVSSDVAGVRTMVASYKKKYPDSLVDSGVLSGYNAAQLMGTDLKKACENGSLTREDVVKAHRSQSSVDVGLGSPQNFSDKARPASTSTYVHKPDAKAVGAAVNVENAHIAPGVKEYLTSRN, from the coding sequence GTGAACCCCACCGCACCACGCACCAGAACGCTTCTGGCCACCGCCCTCGCGGCCCTGCTGCTCGCGGGCACCGGATGCAGCTCCAAGGCCGGCTCCGCCGGGAGTGCCGACGACGGCGCCGACGGCATCAAGACCGGCCCCGGAGTCACCGGCAAGACCATCAGGCTCGGCGCCCTGACGGACCTCACCGGCCCCTATGCCACCCTCGGCAAGAGCATCGTGCAGGCGCAGCAGATGTGGGCGGACGAGGTCAACGCCCGCGGCGGCATCTGCGACCGTCGCATCGAGATCGTCGTCAAGGACCACGGCTACGACGTCCAGAAGGCCGTCACCGCCTACGCCGACATCTCCGCGGACGTCGTGGCGCTGCCCCAGGTCATCGGTTCGCCCGTGATGGCCGCACTGCTCGACGACATCGAACGGGACAAGGTGCTCACCTTCCCGCAGGCCTGGGCCGCCTCCCTGCTCGACCGGGACTCGGTCCAGGTCCTGGGCACCACCTACGACGTCGACATGATCGCCGCGGTCGACTTCCTCACCCGCACCAAGGGCCTGGCGAAGGGCGACACGATCGGCCACGTCTACTTCGAGGGCGACTACGGCGCCAACGCGCTGGAGGGCTCGCGGTGGGCCGCGAAGAAGGCGGGCCTGAAGATCGCCGGTCAGAAGATCAAGGCGACGGACACCGACCTGTCCGCGCAGGTCTCCGCGCTGCGCAAGGAGGGCGTCAAGGCGATCCTGATCAGCGCCGGACCGGCCCAGACGGCCTCACTGGTCGGGGTCGCGGCCTCCCGTGGCCTGAAGGTGCCCGTCGTCAGCAGCGCCCCCGGCTACGCCCCGCAGCTGATGAAGACACCGGCCGCCCCGGCCCTGGCGGCCATGCTGAACGTGGTCAGCGCCGTCCCCGCGGTCAGCTCCGACGTGGCCGGGGTCCGCACGATGGTCGCCTCCTACAAGAAGAAGTACCCGGACTCCCTGGTCGACTCCGGTGTGCTCTCCGGCTACAACGCCGCTCAGCTGATGGGCACGGACCTCAAGAAGGCCTGCGAGAACGGCAGTCTGACCCGCGAGGACGTGGTCAAGGCCCACCGCTCCCAGTCCAGCGTCGACGTCGGCCTGGGCTCGCCGCAGAACTTCTCCGACAAGGCACGGCCCGCGAGCACCTCGACCTACGTGCACAAGCCGGACGCCAAGGCCGTGGGAGCCGCCGTGAACGTCGAGAACGCACACATCGCACCGGGCGTCAAGGAGTACCTCACGTCGCGGAACTGA
- a CDS encoding branched-chain amino acid ABC transporter permease has translation MSERLSRAGAVRVGWTSAAVVVLCALPFYLDAFWLRIGLFSMAAAIGAVGLGLLSGTAGQLSLGHAFFLAVGAYGYVWLAGEPGPGLPTALAAVLAVLLAGAAGGLFSPVAGRVRGVYLGVATLALVFLGHHVLLTADSVTGGFNGRSVPPLELGGFSFSADSELTVLGVPFGAEERLWYLGVALFAVTWFTARGLLRGRPGRALVALRDSETAAAVMGVNVSRHRSAAFVVSSMYAGLAGVMLALSFRRVVPDYFGLVLSVDYLAMIVIGGLGSVAGATAGAVFVTALPLLMTRYADQLPLVAAPGTTDGTVGPTEAARYLYGAAIVLILLFAPDGLHGLVRRLRARLRSRRAAPPTATGTTSASLPHTSAARAKEPTP, from the coding sequence GTGTCTGAGCGACTCTCCCGCGCCGGCGCCGTCCGCGTCGGCTGGACCTCGGCGGCCGTCGTCGTCCTGTGCGCGCTGCCCTTCTACCTCGACGCGTTCTGGCTGCGCATCGGCCTGTTCTCGATGGCGGCGGCCATCGGCGCGGTGGGCCTCGGCCTGCTGTCCGGCACCGCCGGCCAACTCTCCCTCGGCCACGCCTTCTTCCTCGCCGTCGGCGCCTACGGTTACGTGTGGCTGGCCGGTGAACCCGGGCCCGGGCTGCCAACCGCCCTGGCCGCCGTACTCGCGGTCCTGCTCGCCGGGGCGGCCGGCGGGCTCTTCAGCCCGGTCGCCGGTCGGGTGCGCGGCGTCTACCTGGGCGTCGCGACCCTCGCCCTGGTCTTCCTCGGCCACCACGTCCTGCTCACCGCGGACTCCGTCACCGGCGGATTCAACGGCCGCTCGGTGCCGCCGCTGGAACTGGGCGGCTTCTCCTTCTCCGCCGACTCCGAACTGACCGTACTGGGCGTGCCGTTCGGCGCCGAGGAGCGACTCTGGTACCTGGGCGTCGCCCTGTTCGCGGTCACCTGGTTCACCGCCCGCGGACTCCTGCGCGGCCGTCCCGGGCGCGCCCTGGTGGCGCTGCGCGACAGCGAGACCGCGGCGGCCGTGATGGGCGTGAACGTCTCCCGGCACCGCTCGGCGGCCTTCGTCGTCTCGTCGATGTACGCGGGCCTGGCCGGCGTGATGCTCGCCCTCTCCTTCCGCCGCGTGGTGCCCGACTATTTCGGCCTGGTGCTGTCGGTCGACTACCTCGCCATGATCGTCATCGGCGGACTCGGATCGGTGGCCGGAGCCACCGCGGGCGCCGTCTTCGTCACCGCGCTGCCGCTGCTGATGACCCGCTACGCCGACCAACTCCCGCTGGTGGCCGCCCCCGGCACCACCGACGGCACGGTCGGCCCCACCGAGGCCGCCCGCTACCTCTACGGAGCGGCGATCGTCCTGATCCTCCTCTTCGCCCCCGACGGCCTGCACGGCCTGGTCCGCCGCCTGCGCGCACGTCTGCGCAGTCGCCGAGCCGCCCCACCGACCGCCACCGGCACCACCTCCGCTTCCCTGCCGCACACGTCAGCCGCACGAGCCAAGGAGCCCACCCCGTGA